The DNA segment GCCGATCAACCAGAGAAAGAGCCCGGTAATACAGCCGATACCGAGCGACCGGGACAGGTACATCTCGACCGTATCGGTCATTCGAGCCTGGGCCAGTTTCAACTCGATATCTTTGACGAACTGCCCGTCTTCGCTGAACAAGCGCTCGTACAGGGGGTAAAACGCATCACCGAGAAAGTCGGAACTCGTCGTCACCCCTCCCTGATCGCCGGAGCCACCCGTCTGTAAACTCATGTGTCGTCCTCCGACTCGTCGTCACTCGCTGTCTCACTGAACAGTGAGCCTTCGGAATCGGCATCCGAGAACGTCTCCGCATCATCGTCGCTGAAGATGGACGACCCCTCCTCGTTGGTCCCATCCGATTTCTCGCTCGGTTCGTCACCCGTTGACTCGTCGTCACTGAAAATCGACCCAGCGGAGTCATCGAATAACGAGTCTTCGTCCGCGCTCGAGGGTGCAGGCTCCGTCGAAGCCGACTCGGTTGTCTTCGAATCGGATCCAAAGATCGCATCGAGGTCCCGATCGGGGAACATCTCATCGAAATCGGACGTGTCCGGCCCTGCATTCAGTGAGCCTGCCGCTTCTTGCCCATCGAACGCTGTATCTTCGGCCGGCCGTCCGGGCGTTTCATCACCAGTAGCATCGGCCTGCTCGAGGGTTTCGAGCGTCGAGTCCATGTTCGAGAACAGTCCCTCGAGGGTACCGTCATCTTCGCCGTCCTGTTTGCCTTCCGGTTGTGGTGGCGCGTCGTTTGAACTTGCGGAAGGCGTCGGCTCGGTATCGGCTTGAGATGTCGCTGGTGACTTATCCAACTGTGGCGTCTCGGGGGTTGTGGCTGGTGAATCAGCCGCTTGTCCTGTCGGTGACTCGGGGTCGTCACCAATCGGTTCTCCACCAGTGTCGGCGTTTGCCGCTGCCCCACCAGTGTCGGCGTTTGCCGCCGCTTCGAGTGCGGGGCGTGTCTGGTCATCAACTGGTTGGCTGTCGGCTGGCTCCGCATCTGCACCCGAGGCCTCCGCCGGTTGGCCTTCCTGATCGCCTACGCCGAAATCGTCATCCTCCTCGAGCCAGGCCGGTCCGTCTCCGGATTCGAATGAAGACTCGGCCGATCCGTCGCCGAGATCCCAGGCGTCACCTGTAACGGATTCATCGACTTCGCCCCCGAAGTCGAAGTCGTCGACGTCAGCTCGATCGACCTCGATCGGTTCGGCCGATTCGACGTCACCCAGTGCGGACGAGAGGCCGGGCGTCGATTGTCCCCTATATTCGTCGAACAGGGATTCTTCAGCCCGCTCGAGGATGTCCATCGAGAGATTGTACGTCTCGCTCGTCGAGTCCGGTCGGGGGACCAGTTCCTCCTTTTCGGGGTCGACGTCGATGAGGACGCTCTCCATCTCCCGCAGGTCTTCCAGACTCGCCTCGAGTTGGCCGTTCGCGATCAGGGTCAAGATTGTATCGGGATCGTTGATGAACGCCTGGACGGTCGCGGCCACCTGTGCGTAGGTGTTGAGATCATTTTTGATCAGGTATGCGAGTATCGCCTGGCGTTTGAACAGTTCTTTCTCGAGTTTTTCGTGGTTCCATCCGCGGTCGAACTGGATCTCCTGGAGGGTGTTCGAATCCCCCATCTTCAGGTACTCGTCCGTTTCCGCCTGCCACTGGTAGACGTCCTGTACGTTGATCTCGTCGTGTTCGGCTTCGTAGTGGTTGATCTCGGTCAGAGACTTGTTACGACGCACTTTCTGTCCCTGGACACGGGTCTGTGTCTGAATCGACACCAGATCGAGCGCCGTAAACATCGTCTTCGAGACGTTGATCGGGTCGGTGGTAAACCGCTTCAACACCTCGTCTACGGAGTCGGCGTGGAACGTCGTGTACGTCGTGTGCCCCGTCGACATCACCTGGAAGAGTGTTCGTCCTTCCTCACCACGGATCTCACCCATCACGATGTAGTCAGGGCGTTGACGCAGTGCGGCCTCGAGCAAATCGAACTCGTCGACGTCACCTTGATCGTCGTCAGAAAACGAAGGTCGAGTGACCGACGCGATCCAGTTTCGCTGTGGTAACTCGACCTCTCGCGTGTCCTCGATGGAGACGATCTTGGTGTTGCTTGGAATGAACAGGGAGACGGCGTTCAGGCTCGTCGTCTTCCCCGAAGCCGTCCCGCCAGCGAAGATGAGGCTCTTGTGGTTCTCGATGGAGAGCCAGAGGAAGGCCATCTCGTCCAGGCTGAACGTGTTCCAGTTGATGAGGTCGATCGGAGTGAACGGGACGTCCTTGAACTGACGGATGGTGTAATTTGTCCCGTGGTCTGAGACTTCCTTCCCGAGTGTTAGCTGGGCACGGGAGCCATCCGGGAGGGTTGCGTCCACTTGCGGGAGTCGCTTACTGATCCCTTTACCGGATCGCTGGGCGAGTTTTACGACGAAGTCGTCGAGTTCGTCCTCACCGTGGTAGATATTCGAAATGATCTGTTCGTATCCAGAGTGATAGACGAACACCGGCGAGTGGTACCCGTCACAGGAGATGTCCTCGACGTTGATGTCGTGTTTGATCGGGTCTATGCGTTCGTACCCCAGGAAGTTACGTTTGAGCTGATAGAGCAGTTTTTCGACCTGATACTCACTCAGTGTGTCGGCGTCGTCGGCCAGTACGGCCGGTTCGGGTCTGGCTTCGATGCCATCTAACTGGATGGGGCCGTCTTCGTCTTCGACTTCCTCGTCGTCGTCCAGCAATGTCCGCAGAGACTCGATGAACCCTTTTTTGGTCTTTCCGCCCGACTTCTTGAAGAGATCGTATCGTTTGAGCAATCGTCGAGTTTCCTCTTCGATAACTTCCCGTCGTCCCTCCTCGTTGGCCTTGTGTTTGAGGCCGTCGTCAGAGTACTTGATCGCCGTTCGAAGCTTTCCGGAGAGGAAATCTTGTAGATCCGTTTCGATTTCGTTGAGATACGGTTCGACGGCGTAGTACTTTTTCTCGTTTTCTTTCTCCGAGTGGAAGATGATGACGAACGCATAGGGTTTATTTACCCAGTAGCGTTCGACCTCGCGGAAATGGAGCTTTTTCTGCATCGGAACGGCTTTCTCGAGGTCGTATCGGTTCGAGACAGTCGTTCCACCGTCTTCGGTCGAAAAAAACTCGTCCTCGTCGATGTCTTCGCTGACGTTGACCGTTCGTTCCTCGATGATGTCGTCGAGTTCCATCGCTGCGGCGCCACCCGCATGCAGTCTATTTCGCACGTCATCCGGCTCGAACCCGAGTGCTTCCTCCTCGTCGAATCGGTCCACTGTCCCCTCCTTGGTTCGTGGCCGGCTGCCGTCGTCGTCGTAGTAATACTCCCATTTGTAGTGTTCCCAGGTATAGACGTCTTTGACGACCGGTGTCGTCTCGGGGTCGACGTACTCGAGAAACGCGTCGTTGAGCACGTTCGCGTTCGGGACGAACGTCTGTGCGAGTAGCGAAGGGAGTTCATCCGGGTGATAGCCAAGAAACGCCTCGGGATCGAACTCGACGCGGTTCCAGTCGTCGCCGCTCGGGACGGTCGCGCCCGTTTCGTCCGTATCCAGGCCAAGCTGGTCGTCAGGTCCGCTCGTTCCGTGAGGATAGAGAAGCGATATCTCGTCGTCGTACCCGTACTCAGCCATGAGATCAGCCCAGGTGTACGCGCCGACTCGAACGTCAGCTCCGGCTGCTGTTTCGTCGGATGCCGCCGCTGACGTCCCCGCTTCAGCATAGTCTGCGGGGTCGGATTGGTCGCCCTCGTCAATAGCCATTACCGACCTCCACTAATTCAGCAGTCAAAAAATTCATGCAGAAATTACCATCTTTGATAATCTCGACCCGCCACGACGGTAGCTCCGTGTCGACGGTCGATTGATTCGGCTTCATCACACTCTTGCACATCCTTACTCACCCAGGTAGTCGACTATCATTTCTCCCATGATCATTTTTATTTTGTGGTTTCTATCAAGATACTAACACTGCGGTGAACGTGGCGTCATTTCAACTAGTATCACTCACACGATGACAGATATGTCTCTTTCGGCTGTTCGACTCGAACGTCTCGTCTGACTTCTTCGTCCGTTCGAACCGACCCCCTTCGCTCGAGATACCGAGCACCGACGAGATTGTGGGCGTCGAAGGTATCGTCGAATTACTCGAGTGTACAGCTTACGGTGTACTCTTTCACTCAACACTCGGCGGTCGCTACACCGCGACTATATGATGCGTACATGTTGGCGGACGACACGGGAGTGAGCGAACGCCCGCGGTCTCGAGCAACGTCGCGCCGAGAAGACGAGTCTCGTGAGTCGAACAGGCGAGACGGAATTCGAACCACAGTCGCGGCGAAGCCGCTCCCTGATCCGAACCCGCTGTGTCGTTTTCACTGCTCACGTGTCGTTCACAGGAAAACGGGCGAGACGGGATTCGAACCCGCGATCAGAAGGTTAGGAACCTTCTGCCCTCTCCGCTAGGCCACTCGCCCAGAGAAAAAATTAGTTGGCCTCGGTTTCTTTTTCGGTGTCCGAACTCGACTCTTCGTCGGTAACAGATTCGGTATCGACGAACTCGTCGTCTTCTTCCTCGTCGAGGTCGTAATTCCCCGTCTCGCGCATTTCATCCAGTTCCTTTTCCACTTTCTCCTGCCCTTTCTTGAACTCACCCATGGCCTCCCCCGTCGAGCGCGCCAGTTTCGGGATTTTGTTCGCCCCGAACAGCAAAATGGCGATGAAAAGGATGATCAGGAGCTCCGGACCCCCGGGAACGCCGGGGATGACAAGCGGTGCGATTTCGGCTACCATCTCTGTGCAAGGATTATCCGCTGGCAATTATAACCTTTTTGGACCGGCAAGTGAACTCCCAGTTTGGTCTGAATGTGCTCGAGAAGGCCTCTTGCTCGAAATTTCTTCTCGTGGAATAGGCAATGTCGGTGCTCGATGGGAACTCGTTGGTATGACTGGCAAATTCGCCGACGTTGCCCAGTGGTTTCCCAAACCTGCAGTTGTGAGTGAAATCACGCAGTGCGGTTCGCTTTCACTCACCGGTCGACGTTTGGGAAGAGACTACAGTAGCTATTGAAACGCATTTTACACCTAACGCAAGACTGCGTCGCGATAGGTGTGTAAACCGTTCCAATAGCTACTATCGCGCTGTGAACTGCGCCTGAGCACTCCGTCAAGCGTTGACGTGTAAACCGAACCCATCGGTTCGGCTTCCATGCGCAGGCTCGACGAACCACTGAGGGAACCACCTGTGACTTTCTCTAAAACGAAACGGTCATGCTTGTCCTACCGAAGACCAAAGCGATGGTAGACGTAGGCGACATTGCGCCCGACTTTACTGCACCGCTCACAACAGGTGACATCGAATCGATCACGCTTTCGGACCGACTCGAGGCAGAAGCTCCGGTGGTCCTCGCGTTTTTCCCCGGCGCGTTCACTGGGGTTTGTACGACCGAAATGTGTACGTTCCAGGACCGACTCTCCGCCTTCGAGGCAGTCGATGCGACCGTTTACGGTGTCAGCGTCGATTCCCCGTTCTCGCTCAAGGAGTTCCGTTCGCAGAACGACCTCAGCTTTGACCTGGTAAGCGATTTCGAGAAGGAAATAATCGACCAGTACGGCGTCCGGATGGACTTTGAAGAACTTGGTGTCTACGGCGTTGCCAAACGGTCGGTGTTCGTTGTCGAAGCGGACGGAACGATCAGTTACGCGTGGGTGAGCGATGATCCGGGCGTCGAACCCGATTACGACGAAATCGAGGCTGCTGTCGACACTGGAAACTGATTGGTCGTCGCTAAAATTCGAACGACACGACGCCCGCTCGAGGTTTTGCACACGTTCGAAACCTGGTGCGTGCATCGGTCGCCGTTTCCCTTTCGAACGACGGACGGAGGGCTTTTTTGTATCCCCGCCGAGTTCAAGCGTATGAGCGATAGTGAACAGCCAGAGCAGCCGATCGGCGAGGCGGGTGACCGTCGGGTGTACGATCCGGACAACGAGCACCACTTTCCCGACGAGAAGGTAAACGCCGTCCTCGAGTGGCTCGATGGCGACGAGGAGGTACAGACCTATCTCAGAGCCCAGAACGTCAATGCTGTCGACCGAAAACGCTACAACGATCACGGCGCAAAACACATCGAAATCGTCCGCAATCGGGCGCTGTGTCTCTACGATCTGTTGAAAGCCGGAAACGTCGAGTTCAATGGGGCGAACCAACAGGGTCTCGAGGAGGCTGACGAGGCGGTGATCGTCGCGCTGGCGGCGACCTTACACGACGTGGGCCACGTGGTCCATCGCGACCAGCACGCGTACTACTCGATTCCGCTCGCTGCGGACTTACTAGACAAGATTCTGCCCGAATTTTACGACGTCTCCGACAGCGTTCGTGTCAAAGGTGAGGTGCTACACGCGATTTTGTGCCACCACACGGCGGAGACGCCGCTGACGACTGAGGCCGGTGTCATTCGAGTCGCTGACGCACTCGATATGGAACGCGGGCGTTCACGCATCCCGTACGAACAGGGTGGCCGCGGAATCAACACGCTCTCGAGTCAAGCGATCGACCGCGTCTCGCTTCACGAGGGCGAAGGGACGCCGGTGATGGTCGAAATCGCGATGACCAACGCCGCAGGGGTCTATCAGGTGGACAATCTGCTCAAGGCGAAACTCAACGGCTCGGGTCTCGAGGACCTGATTCGCATCGTCGCGGTCAACACGAACGAGAAACGCGAACAACTGGTCGAGCGAATCGAACTGTAGGGACCACACGTTTCAAGCCCTTCGCTTCCCCCCTCTCGAGTATGACTGCGAACGATGGCAACGGGGCAGACGACCGCGAGTGGCCCGACCCGTCACCCGGCTTCGACCTTCGGTTCGACCGCCGGGAACTGGCCGTACGACTGGCGTGTGCGGGTGGTGTATTTTTCGTTCTCGTGCTATTCAGCCGCGATTTTTTGGCCGAGGCAATCCCGCTGCTCTGGCCGCCGACCGACCCGATCACGCAGTGGTCGATGCTCGTGATGCTCCACGCCTTTGGCTACGTTATTGTGCCGTTGTTTCTCGGGTCGATTATCGCGACGGTGCTGCTCGAGCGCGTGCTGGAGTGAGTCTACAGAAGGCGAATGGGTTTTCGTCTCACTCGAGAACGTGATACCGTCCGTCTCGTCGTTCGACGTAGCCACGTTCGCGCAACGTGGCCAGGATCGAGAGTGCAGCGCCTTTATCGACGTTGAGATTACAACAGAGGTCGTCGACCGTCCGTGTCTCGGAATCGTCCCTCAGTGAGAGCGAGAGATAGATGAGCTTCGCCTGTGCGGACTCGAGTTCGGCTGGTATCGATACCGGGGGGTGCTGTCGCGTGTTTGCGTGCATACTCAATCCCCATTTCTTCGACGATATTAAAACTGTGTATCGTCAATTGACGAAAATTGGTGACGGACGTCGATTCACACGGTGTCGGTCTTGGCTAACGAAGGCGAAACGGATTCGAGGATACCAGAGCGTTTTTGTCATCGCTTTCCCCTGCAACGGTATGGGATTCAAACTGATTGCACTCGGCTTGCTCACCGGCCTGTTGACGGGTGCGTTTTTTGCGCTGTTCGACGTTCCTATTCCTGCACCCCCGGAGCTTCCAGGATTGATGGGAATCGTCGGTATCTATCTGGGGTATAAAGCTGTCGAGGCCGCCGATCTCTCCGTTCCGGTACTCGAGTCACTCGGTTTTTGAAGATAGCACCATTGATGCCCGGGGACGAAAGCAGCGACAGTAAAACAGGTGGCGGATTTATGGCGCACACTCGAGTCCCGACGCGATTTCTCGAGCGCGTTCCCTGATTGCCTTCGGATCGGCGTGTTGCACTTCGCCATCGTCGACGAGCACGCGACCGTCGACCATCGTGAAGCGAACGTCGTCGCCGTGAGCCGAAAAGACGAGATGGGAGAGCACGTCGTGAATCGGTGTGGCTCGCGTCAAATCGGTCTCGAGGCCGATCAGGTCTGCTTTCCAGC comes from the Natronosalvus amylolyticus genome and includes:
- a CDS encoding XapX domain-containing protein, yielding MGFKLIALGLLTGLLTGAFFALFDVPIPAPPELPGLMGIVGIYLGYKAVEAADLSVPVLESLGF
- a CDS encoding ATPase, T2SS/T4P/T4SS family, which produces MAIDEGDQSDPADYAEAGTSAAASDETAAGADVRVGAYTWADLMAEYGYDDEISLLYPHGTSGPDDQLGLDTDETGATVPSGDDWNRVEFDPEAFLGYHPDELPSLLAQTFVPNANVLNDAFLEYVDPETTPVVKDVYTWEHYKWEYYYDDDGSRPRTKEGTVDRFDEEEALGFEPDDVRNRLHAGGAAAMELDDIIEERTVNVSEDIDEDEFFSTEDGGTTVSNRYDLEKAVPMQKKLHFREVERYWVNKPYAFVIIFHSEKENEKKYYAVEPYLNEIETDLQDFLSGKLRTAIKYSDDGLKHKANEEGRREVIEEETRRLLKRYDLFKKSGGKTKKGFIESLRTLLDDDEEVEDEDGPIQLDGIEARPEPAVLADDADTLSEYQVEKLLYQLKRNFLGYERIDPIKHDINVEDISCDGYHSPVFVYHSGYEQIISNIYHGEDELDDFVVKLAQRSGKGISKRLPQVDATLPDGSRAQLTLGKEVSDHGTNYTIRQFKDVPFTPIDLINWNTFSLDEMAFLWLSIENHKSLIFAGGTASGKTTSLNAVSLFIPSNTKIVSIEDTREVELPQRNWIASVTRPSFSDDDQGDVDEFDLLEAALRQRPDYIVMGEIRGEEGRTLFQVMSTGHTTYTTFHADSVDEVLKRFTTDPINVSKTMFTALDLVSIQTQTRVQGQKVRRNKSLTEINHYEAEHDEINVQDVYQWQAETDEYLKMGDSNTLQEIQFDRGWNHEKLEKELFKRQAILAYLIKNDLNTYAQVAATVQAFINDPDTILTLIANGQLEASLEDLREMESVLIDVDPEKEELVPRPDSTSETYNLSMDILERAEESLFDEYRGQSTPGLSSALGDVESAEPIEVDRADVDDFDFGGEVDESVTGDAWDLGDGSAESSFESGDGPAWLEEDDDFGVGDQEGQPAEASGADAEPADSQPVDDQTRPALEAAANADTGGAAANADTGGEPIGDDPESPTGQAADSPATTPETPQLDKSPATSQADTEPTPSASSNDAPPQPEGKQDGEDDGTLEGLFSNMDSTLETLEQADATGDETPGRPAEDTAFDGQEAAGSLNAGPDTSDFDEMFPDRDLDAIFGSDSKTTESASTEPAPSSADEDSLFDDSAGSIFSDDESTGDEPSEKSDGTNEEGSSIFSDDDAETFSDADSEGSLFSETASDDESEDDT
- a CDS encoding helix-turn-helix domain-containing protein, with protein sequence MHANTRQHPPVSIPAELESAQAKLIYLSLSLRDDSETRTVDDLCCNLNVDKGAALSILATLRERGYVERRDGRYHVLE
- the tatA gene encoding twin-arginine translocase TatA/TatE family subunit, which gives rise to MVAEIAPLVIPGVPGGPELLIILFIAILLFGANKIPKLARSTGEAMGEFKKGQEKVEKELDEMRETGNYDLDEEEDDEFVDTESVTDEESSSDTEKETEAN
- a CDS encoding HD domain-containing protein, translated to MSDSEQPEQPIGEAGDRRVYDPDNEHHFPDEKVNAVLEWLDGDEEVQTYLRAQNVNAVDRKRYNDHGAKHIEIVRNRALCLYDLLKAGNVEFNGANQQGLEEADEAVIVALAATLHDVGHVVHRDQHAYYSIPLAADLLDKILPEFYDVSDSVRVKGEVLHAILCHHTAETPLTTEAGVIRVADALDMERGRSRIPYEQGGRGINTLSSQAIDRVSLHEGEGTPVMVEIAMTNAAGVYQVDNLLKAKLNGSGLEDLIRIVAVNTNEKREQLVERIEL
- a CDS encoding redoxin domain-containing protein → MVDVGDIAPDFTAPLTTGDIESITLSDRLEAEAPVVLAFFPGAFTGVCTTEMCTFQDRLSAFEAVDATVYGVSVDSPFSLKEFRSQNDLSFDLVSDFEKEIIDQYGVRMDFEELGVYGVAKRSVFVVEADGTISYAWVSDDPGVEPDYDEIEAAVDTGN